Proteins co-encoded in one Hallerella porci genomic window:
- a CDS encoding EF-Tu C-terminal domain-related protein: EMVTPGDTVTIDVELIAPVAMEQQLRFAIREGGRTVGAGSVTEIIK, translated from the coding sequence GAAATGGTGACTCCGGGTGACACCGTGACTATCGACGTCGAACTCATTGCTCCGGTTGCTATGGAACAGCAGCTCCGCTTCGCAATCCGCGAAGGTGGCCGTACGGTCGGCGCTGGCTCTGTAACTGAAATCATCAAGTAA